One part of the Populus alba chromosome 18, ASM523922v2, whole genome shotgun sequence genome encodes these proteins:
- the LOC118054139 gene encoding leucine-rich repeat extensin-like protein 4 isoform X3, giving the protein MKKTTNSHLHLSLLIALFLGTVVCLSDAKQAPTISSYGGLSDADAMYIKKRQLLYYKDEFGDRGERVTVDPSLVFPNPRLRNAYIALQAWKQAIFSDPLNLTANWVGSQVCNYEGVFCAPAPDNKTIRTVAGIDLNHGDIAGYLPEELGLLVDLALFHINSNRFCGTVPRKFKDMRLLFELDLSNNRFAGKFPQVVLKLPSLKFLDLRFNEFEGTVPKELFDKDLDAIFINHNRFVFDLPENLGNSPVSVIVLANNKFHGCVPSSLGNMSNLNEIILMNNGFRSCMPAEIGLLKELTVLDVSFNQLMGPLPDAFGGMVSLEQLNVAHNMLSGKIPASICKLPNLENFTFSYNFFTGEPPVCLSLPDFSDRRNCLPARPLQRSAAQCNAFLSRPVDCSSFRCAPFVPSLPPPPPPSPPMPVPSPSPPPPPPVVIPQSPPPSSPPPPPPPPPVHSPPPPPPPVYSPPPPPPPSPSPPPPPTPVYEGPLPPITGVSYASPPPPPFY; this is encoded by the exons ATGAAGAAGACGACCAACTCCCATCTTCATCTCTCACTTCTCATTGCCTTGTTTCTTGGCACAGTTGTGTGCCTCTCTGATGCTAAGCAAGCACCGACTATCTCTAGCTATGGAGGTCTCAGTGACGCCGACGCTATGTACATCAAGAAGCGGCAGCTTCTTTACTACAAAGACGAATTTGGCGACAGAGGAGAGAGAGTCACAGTAGACCCATCTCTTGTTTTTCCGAATCCAAGACTTAGAAATGCTTACATAGCATTACAGGCTTGGAAACAAGCCATCTTCTCAGACCCTCTAAACCTGACTGCCAATTGGGTTGGATCCCAAGTTTGCAACTATGAGGGGGTTTTCTGCGCTCCAGCTCCGGACAACAAAACAATCCGTACAGTTGCCGGCATTGATCTCAACCACGGTGATATTGCAGGGTACTTGCCTGAGGAGCTTGGCTTGCTGGTGGATCTTGCATTGTTTCACATCAACTCTAACAGGTTTTGTGGGACTGTACCTCGCAAGTTCAAGGACATGAGGCTGCTGTTTGAACTGGATCTTAGCAACAATCGGTTTGCTGGGAAATTTCCACAGGTTGTGCTGAAGCTGCCTTCACTCAAATTCTTGGATCTGAGATTCAACGAGTTTGAGGGTACTGTACCAAAAGAGCTATTTGACAAGGACTTGGATGCAATCTTTATCAATCACAACAGGTTCGTTTTCGATCTACCTGAAAATCTTGGCAACTCCCCAGTATCTGTCATCGTTTTGGCGAACAACAAATTTCATGGATGTGTGCCGTCAAGCTTAGGTAACATGTCAAACCTCAATGAAATTATCCTCATGAACAATGGGTTTAGATCTTGCATGCCAGCAGAGATAGGTTTGCTTAAAGAGCTAACAGTCTTGGATGTTAGCTTCAATCAATTAATGGGTCCATTACCGGACGCATTTGGTGGAATGGTGAGTCTTGAACAACTCAATGTAGCTCACAACATGCTCTCAGGGAAGATTCCGGCAAGTATTTGTAAGTTGCCGAATTTGGAGAACTTCACCTTCTCTTATAACTTCTTCACTGGAGAGCCACCAGTGTGTTTGAGTCTACCGGATTTCAGTGACAGGAGGAATTGTTTGCCAGCAAGACCATTACAGAGATCTGCTGCACAATGTAACGCATTTTTGTCTAGACCGGTTGATTGTAGCTCGTTTAGATGTGCTCCTTTCGTTCCATCTTtgcctccccctccccctccctcaCCTCCAATGCCGGTACCTTCACCttcacctccacctccaccaccagTTGTTATTCCACAGTCACCTCCACCCTCTTCTCCACCTCCGCCCCCTCCCCCTCCACCAGTGCACTCTCCACCTCCACCCCCTCCACCAGTGTACTCTCCGCCCCCGCCCCCTCCACCTTCTCCGTCCCC TCCGCCACCTCCGACTCCAGTGTATGAGGGACCTTTACCACCAATCACAGGGGTTTCTTATGcttcacctccaccaccaccctTTTATTGA
- the LOC118054139 gene encoding leucine-rich repeat extensin-like protein 4 isoform X2: MKKTTNSHLHLSLLIALFLGTVVCLSDAKQAPTISSYGGLSDADAMYIKKRQLLYYKDEFGDRGERVTVDPSLVFPNPRLRNAYIALQAWKQAIFSDPLNLTANWVGSQVCNYEGVFCAPAPDNKTIRTVAGIDLNHGDIAGYLPEELGLLVDLALFHINSNRFCGTVPRKFKDMRLLFELDLSNNRFAGKFPQVVLKLPSLKFLDLRFNEFEGTVPKELFDKDLDAIFINHNRFVFDLPENLGNSPVSVIVLANNKFHGCVPSSLGNMSNLNEIILMNNGFRSCMPAEIGLLKELTVLDVSFNQLMGPLPDAFGGMVSLEQLNVAHNMLSGKIPASICKLPNLENFTFSYNFFTGEPPVCLSLPDFSDRRNCLPARPLQRSAAQCNAFLSRPVDCSSFRCAPFVPSLPPPPPPSPPMPVPSPSPPPPPPVVIPQSPPPSSPPPPPPPPPVHSPPPPPPPVYSPPPPPPPSPSPPPPPPPPPPVNSPPPPPPSPPPPSPPPHHLHPHPHLHYLHVCGPHHRHHQIPHHRHTHSHHLHHRFILHHHLSILHLPHITLLHPHHPHLV, encoded by the exons ATGAAGAAGACGACCAACTCCCATCTTCATCTCTCACTTCTCATTGCCTTGTTTCTTGGCACAGTTGTGTGCCTCTCTGATGCTAAGCAAGCACCGACTATCTCTAGCTATGGAGGTCTCAGTGACGCCGACGCTATGTACATCAAGAAGCGGCAGCTTCTTTACTACAAAGACGAATTTGGCGACAGAGGAGAGAGAGTCACAGTAGACCCATCTCTTGTTTTTCCGAATCCAAGACTTAGAAATGCTTACATAGCATTACAGGCTTGGAAACAAGCCATCTTCTCAGACCCTCTAAACCTGACTGCCAATTGGGTTGGATCCCAAGTTTGCAACTATGAGGGGGTTTTCTGCGCTCCAGCTCCGGACAACAAAACAATCCGTACAGTTGCCGGCATTGATCTCAACCACGGTGATATTGCAGGGTACTTGCCTGAGGAGCTTGGCTTGCTGGTGGATCTTGCATTGTTTCACATCAACTCTAACAGGTTTTGTGGGACTGTACCTCGCAAGTTCAAGGACATGAGGCTGCTGTTTGAACTGGATCTTAGCAACAATCGGTTTGCTGGGAAATTTCCACAGGTTGTGCTGAAGCTGCCTTCACTCAAATTCTTGGATCTGAGATTCAACGAGTTTGAGGGTACTGTACCAAAAGAGCTATTTGACAAGGACTTGGATGCAATCTTTATCAATCACAACAGGTTCGTTTTCGATCTACCTGAAAATCTTGGCAACTCCCCAGTATCTGTCATCGTTTTGGCGAACAACAAATTTCATGGATGTGTGCCGTCAAGCTTAGGTAACATGTCAAACCTCAATGAAATTATCCTCATGAACAATGGGTTTAGATCTTGCATGCCAGCAGAGATAGGTTTGCTTAAAGAGCTAACAGTCTTGGATGTTAGCTTCAATCAATTAATGGGTCCATTACCGGACGCATTTGGTGGAATGGTGAGTCTTGAACAACTCAATGTAGCTCACAACATGCTCTCAGGGAAGATTCCGGCAAGTATTTGTAAGTTGCCGAATTTGGAGAACTTCACCTTCTCTTATAACTTCTTCACTGGAGAGCCACCAGTGTGTTTGAGTCTACCGGATTTCAGTGACAGGAGGAATTGTTTGCCAGCAAGACCATTACAGAGATCTGCTGCACAATGTAACGCATTTTTGTCTAGACCGGTTGATTGTAGCTCGTTTAGATGTGCTCCTTTCGTTCCATCTTtgcctccccctccccctccctcaCCTCCAATGCCGGTACCTTCACCttcacctccacctccaccaccagTTGTTATTCCACAGTCACCTCCACCCTCTTCTCCACCTCCGCCCCCTCCCCCTCCACCAGTGCACTCTCCACCTCCACCCCCTCCACCAGTGTACTCTCCGCCCCCGCCCCCTCCACCTTCTCCGTCCCCGCCACCTCCCCCACCACCTCCCCCACCAGTAAAttcaccaccacctccaccgcCTTCTCCCCCACCGCCTTCTCCCCCACCCCACCACCTTCACCCCCACCCCCATCTCCATTACCTCCATGTGTGCGGCCcccaccaccgccaccaccaAATTCCCCACCACCGCCACACTCACAgccaccac CTCCACCACCGGTTTATTCTTCACCACCACCTGTCAATTCTCCACCTCCCCCATATCACTCTCCTCCACCCCCACCACCCCCACCTTGTATAG
- the LOC118054139 gene encoding leucine-rich repeat extensin-like protein 4 isoform X1, translated as MKKTTNSHLHLSLLIALFLGTVVCLSDAKQAPTISSYGGLSDADAMYIKKRQLLYYKDEFGDRGERVTVDPSLVFPNPRLRNAYIALQAWKQAIFSDPLNLTANWVGSQVCNYEGVFCAPAPDNKTIRTVAGIDLNHGDIAGYLPEELGLLVDLALFHINSNRFCGTVPRKFKDMRLLFELDLSNNRFAGKFPQVVLKLPSLKFLDLRFNEFEGTVPKELFDKDLDAIFINHNRFVFDLPENLGNSPVSVIVLANNKFHGCVPSSLGNMSNLNEIILMNNGFRSCMPAEIGLLKELTVLDVSFNQLMGPLPDAFGGMVSLEQLNVAHNMLSGKIPASICKLPNLENFTFSYNFFTGEPPVCLSLPDFSDRRNCLPARPLQRSAAQCNAFLSRPVDCSSFRCAPFVPSLPPPPPPSPPMPVPSPSPPPPPPVVIPQSPPPSSPPPPPPPPPVHSPPPPPPPVYSPPPPPPPSPSPPPPPPPPPPVNSPPPPPPSPPPPSPPPHHLHPHPHLHYLHVCGPHHRHHQIPHHRHTHSHHLHQIPHHRHTHSPHLHQIPHLHHRFILHHHLSILHLPHITLLHPHHPHLV; from the coding sequence ATGAAGAAGACGACCAACTCCCATCTTCATCTCTCACTTCTCATTGCCTTGTTTCTTGGCACAGTTGTGTGCCTCTCTGATGCTAAGCAAGCACCGACTATCTCTAGCTATGGAGGTCTCAGTGACGCCGACGCTATGTACATCAAGAAGCGGCAGCTTCTTTACTACAAAGACGAATTTGGCGACAGAGGAGAGAGAGTCACAGTAGACCCATCTCTTGTTTTTCCGAATCCAAGACTTAGAAATGCTTACATAGCATTACAGGCTTGGAAACAAGCCATCTTCTCAGACCCTCTAAACCTGACTGCCAATTGGGTTGGATCCCAAGTTTGCAACTATGAGGGGGTTTTCTGCGCTCCAGCTCCGGACAACAAAACAATCCGTACAGTTGCCGGCATTGATCTCAACCACGGTGATATTGCAGGGTACTTGCCTGAGGAGCTTGGCTTGCTGGTGGATCTTGCATTGTTTCACATCAACTCTAACAGGTTTTGTGGGACTGTACCTCGCAAGTTCAAGGACATGAGGCTGCTGTTTGAACTGGATCTTAGCAACAATCGGTTTGCTGGGAAATTTCCACAGGTTGTGCTGAAGCTGCCTTCACTCAAATTCTTGGATCTGAGATTCAACGAGTTTGAGGGTACTGTACCAAAAGAGCTATTTGACAAGGACTTGGATGCAATCTTTATCAATCACAACAGGTTCGTTTTCGATCTACCTGAAAATCTTGGCAACTCCCCAGTATCTGTCATCGTTTTGGCGAACAACAAATTTCATGGATGTGTGCCGTCAAGCTTAGGTAACATGTCAAACCTCAATGAAATTATCCTCATGAACAATGGGTTTAGATCTTGCATGCCAGCAGAGATAGGTTTGCTTAAAGAGCTAACAGTCTTGGATGTTAGCTTCAATCAATTAATGGGTCCATTACCGGACGCATTTGGTGGAATGGTGAGTCTTGAACAACTCAATGTAGCTCACAACATGCTCTCAGGGAAGATTCCGGCAAGTATTTGTAAGTTGCCGAATTTGGAGAACTTCACCTTCTCTTATAACTTCTTCACTGGAGAGCCACCAGTGTGTTTGAGTCTACCGGATTTCAGTGACAGGAGGAATTGTTTGCCAGCAAGACCATTACAGAGATCTGCTGCACAATGTAACGCATTTTTGTCTAGACCGGTTGATTGTAGCTCGTTTAGATGTGCTCCTTTCGTTCCATCTTtgcctccccctccccctccctcaCCTCCAATGCCGGTACCTTCACCttcacctccacctccaccaccagTTGTTATTCCACAGTCACCTCCACCCTCTTCTCCACCTCCGCCCCCTCCCCCTCCACCAGTGCACTCTCCACCTCCACCCCCTCCACCAGTGTACTCTCCGCCCCCGCCCCCTCCACCTTCTCCGTCCCCGCCACCTCCCCCACCACCTCCCCCACCAGTAAAttcaccaccacctccaccgcCTTCTCCCCCACCGCCTTCTCCCCCACCCCACCACCTTCACCCCCACCCCCATCTCCATTACCTCCATGTGTGCGGCCcccaccaccgccaccaccaAATTCCCCACCACCGCCACACTCACAgccaccacctccaccaaaTTCCCCACCACCGCCACACTCACAGCCCCCACCTCCACCAAATTCCTCACCTCCACCACCGGTTTATTCTTCACCACCACCTGTCAATTCTCCACCTCCCCCATATCACTCTCCTCCACCCCCACCACCCCCACCTTGTATAG
- the LOC118054141 gene encoding trihelix transcription factor ENAP2: MDYIEDDPRYPPKSYSLNRSKKHPLYPQRQTPTLHYNYDYDYDYDYLDVDEDGDELDDEFLDKNDSSYNPGGGYARKFQRNEEGFERYPKRQRLKNPVSNYEFAPRNPRLSAYGDGNSAVEWSEHEKFVLLEVWGDKFLQLGRNSLRSEDWVDVAEKVTETSKIERNEAQCRQMMDVLKRRYTKEKAKGGNFSKWAYFNKMDMLMKQESGTVGGFSLACGVDSGEYVFMDTRVYLDRANMNDEMRDSPCESEEEEEEEEEGGSAGNDGMKGLRVLAESVQKFGEIYGKIESSKREQMMELERMRIDFQMDLELQKKQILDRAQAEIAKIREEDDDEEDEDNSDDDDVSGGNISK; encoded by the coding sequence ATGGACTACATTGAAGACGATCCAAGGTACCCACCAAAATCTTATTCTCTGAATCGATCAAAAAAACACCCTTTATATCCTCAGCGCCAAACCCCAACTCTTCACTACAACTACGATTACGATTACGATTACGATTACCTCGACGTTGACGAAGACGGGGACGAGTTGGACGATGAATTCCTGGACAAGAACGACAGCAGCTACAACCCTGGAGGCGGCTATGCTCGCAAGTTTCAACGAAACGAAGAGGGCTTTGAAAGATACCCAAAGAGGCAAAGGCTGAAAAACCCAGTTTCGAATTATGAATTTGCTCCGAGAAACCCCAGATTATCGGCATATGGAGATGGGAATTCTGCGGTGGAATGGAGCGAACATGAGAAATTTGTTCTTTTGGAGGTGTGGGGTGATAAGTTCTTGCAATTGGGAAGGAACAGCCTAAGATCTGAAGATTGGGTTGATGTTGCTGAGAAAGTGACGGAGACTTCGAAGATTGAAAGAAATGAAGCACAGTGTAGGCAAATGATGGATGTTTTGAAGAGGAGGTACACAAAAGAGAAGGCTAAAGGGGGCAATTTTAGCAAATGGGCTTATTTTAATAAGATGGATATGTTAATGAAGCAAGAATCTGGAACTGTCGGTGGGTTTAGTTTAGCTTGTGGAGTGGATTCTGGAGAGTACGTTTTTATGGATACACGCGTGTATTTGGATCGTGCCAATATGAATGATGAGATGAGGGATAGTCCGTGTGAgtcggaggaggaggaggaggaagaagaggaaggagggAGTGCGGGGAATGATGGGATGAAGGGTTTGAGAGTGTTGGCTGAATCGGTGCAGAAGTTTGGGGAGATATATGGGAAGATTGAGAGCAGTAAGAGGGAGCAGATGATGGAATTGGAAAGGATGAGGATTGACTTTCAAATGGATTTGGAGTTGCAGAAGAAGCAAATTTTGGATAGGGCGCAGGCGGAGATTGCCAAAAtaagagaagaagatgatgatgaggaggaTGAAGACAattctgatgatgatgatgtttctgGAGGGAatatcagcaaataa